The Cellulophaga sp. RHA19 genome includes the window TTATATTAGAATCTTAATTATATTGACTAATAATATAAATGGTTAAAGCTAAAATTCCCATTTTACAAATGCTTCCATTGCTGCATAATAAGATAATCCCAACTGATCATAAATAGATGCAGTTTCTTTATTTCGATCTTCTGCTCGTTGCCAAAACTCTCTACTATCTGCGCCCTGAAAAACTACACCATCTTTTTGAGACTGATGTTTAAAAATACCGCGTCTTTTTTCTAATACCTGGTCTGGTCCCATTGGCACAGCCATTTCTATTTCATCTATTCCCCACTCTTGCCAAGCTCCCCTGTACAACCAAACCCAACAATTGTTCATATATGGTTCTGACTTTAATCTTTTTACTGCTTCAAAAATAGCATCTAAACATACTTTGTGTGTGCCGTGTGGATCTGCTAAATCTCCTGCTGCATAAATTTGATGTGGTTTTATTTGATCTATAAGGTCTATAGTAAACTTAATATCTACTTCTCCTAAAGGATTCTTTTCTATTGTACCTGTTTCATAAAAAGGAAGGTTCATAAAATGAATTTGGTCATCATTTAAACCTACAAAATAGCTTGTAGCTCTTGCCTCTCCTTTTCTTATTAAGCCTTTTATATAACGTACCTCTTCTATATCTACTTCACTAGCTTTTTTATTGGCTAAAAATTTAGCCGCTTTAGCAAAAATCTCTTCTGCCTTTTTGTCTTCAACAGAAAATTTCTCGTTATAATCGCACACAAAACTAGCAAAACGCAAAGCCTCATCATCTGCTACTGCTATATTACCAGAGGTTTGATATGCTACGTGTACTTCATGACCTTGTTCTACCAATCGTTTAAAAGTACCACCCATACTAATAATATCATCATCTGGGTGTGGACTAAAAATTAGTACTCGTTTTTTTTCTGGTGTGGCACGTTCTGGCCTATTACTATCATCTGCGTTAGGTTTACCACCTGGCCAACCCGTAATTGTATTCTGCAGCTTATTAAATATTTTTATATTGATGTCGTAAGCCGGACCAGAATCTGCCAACAAATCGCTCATACCATTTTCTATATAATCCGCATCTGTAAGCATTAAAATTGGCTTATTTAAATGAAGAGCCAAGCTTAATACCGATTTTTTAATCAACTTATCTGTCCACTCTACTTTTTCTACCAACCAAGGAGTATCTACTCTTGTTAGTTTAGAAGCCGCTTCTTTATCTAAAACAAATACAGCATTGTTATGTTCTTGCAAAAAAGACGCTGGTACTTTATTTGTTACTTCTCCTTCTACTGATTGGGCTATAATATTAGACTTACCCTCTCCCCAAGCCATTAGAATTACTCTTTTGGCTTCCATTATTTTTTTTACTCCTAATGTTATTGCTGTTCTTGGTGTATTACTTAAACCTCCAAAATCTTTACTTGCTGCAACTCTAGTAATATGGTCTAATGCTACTAATCTTGTTTTAGAGTTTTGCAAAGATCCAGACTCATTAAAACCTATATGACCATTACCTCCTATACCCAAAATTTGTAGATCTAAACCACCAGCTGCTTCAATTTTAGATTCATAATCACTACAGTATTTAGAGATGTTTGTTTTGGTTAAAGTACCATCAGGAATATTATAATTTTCTGGTAAAATATCTACTTGGTCTAAAAGTAGTTCTTTCATAAACCTAACGTAGCTGTGTATAGAGTCTGGCTCCATAGGGTAATACTCATCTAAATTAAATGTAACTACGTTGTTAAAACTTAGCCCCTCTTCTTTATGTAGCCTCACTAATTCTGCATATAAACCTTTGGGCGTAGAGCCTGTAGCTAAACCTAATACGCACCTTTTATTCTCTTTTTGTTTTTCTCTAATTAAATTTGCAATTTCATTTGCTACGGATTTTGATGCGTTTGTAGAGTTTTTAAAAACAACCGTATTTATATTTTCAAATCTTTTTTCAAAACCTGTAGCCTTATCAATATTACTTTTTAACATCTTCTAATTTTTTATGTTTGTTTTTATAACAATATAATTGCTGACTAATACGTAGAATTATAACCGTATTAATTTGATACTCTACATTAGTAAACACTGTATAAATAGGTAATTGGTTAAATATTTATCACTATTTACCTTTTCTCCAACTCTTAATTTTATGTCCCCAAATAGCAAAAAAGAGAATTAAAATATAGCATGGGATCAAAATCCAGTAACTACTTGTAGCTGCTATGGTAGTAGCTTCAGCTTCCTGCATTCCGGCGGTAATTAATTTGTATTTATCTGCATCTACAATTTTACCATACAACGGAGGTATTATTGCCCCTCCTGATATTGCCATAATTAACATTGCAGAACCTTTATTTGTGAATTTTCCTAAACCATTAAGTGTTAAGGGCCAAATAGCTGGCCAAACTAAGGCATTTGCAATACCTAAGGCAGCTACAAATAGTACAGACGTAAACCCAGTAGTATTTAAAATAGCTATGCTAAAAATAAGTCCTAAAAAAGCACTGATAATTAAAGCTGTTCTTTGTTTAATATATTTTGGAATTAAAAATATACCTAAAGTATAAGTAGCCACCATTGCTAGTAATGTATAGGTTGTAAAAAATTTAGCCTCTTCTCCTGTAAAACCTAAAGAAATTCCGTAAGCTATAATAGTATCTCCTGCTATAACTTCTGCGCCTACATATGCAAACAAGGCTAATACACCTAGCCACAAATGAGGAAATTGAAATATGCTAGTTTTTTCTTTCTCTCCTTGGCTAGATACTTCTGGTTTACTTACCTCTACATTGGGTAATTGCGCTTCCTTAATTAAAACTCCCAAAAAAGCTAACACTGTTGCCATTATAAGATATGGAGCAAATACACTATCTGCCATCATATCTAATGTTCGTTCTTTTTCTTCTAAAGAAACAGATTCTAGCTTTTCTTTAACTCCGTCTATACCAGATAGTAAAATAGCTCCAAAAATTAAAGAACCTAAAGCTCCTGCCACTTTATTTGCAATTCCCATAATAGCTATACGCTTTGCACCGCTTTCAATAGGACCTAGAATGGTTATATAAGGGTTTGCAGCTGTTTGCAATAATGTCATTCCCATACCCTGTATAAATATGCCTAATAAAAAAAACCAATAAGTTCTGGCTTCTGCAGCAGGTATAAATATTAAAGCTCCTACTGCCATAATAAACAAACCTAAAGACATCCCTTTTTTATATCCTATTTTTCCTAAAATATAAGAAGAAGGTAGTGCCATTATAACAAATGAAATATAGGACGCTGTAGCCACCAAATAGGATTGTGCATCTGTAAGTTCATTTATAGTTTTCATAAATGGTATTAACGCACCATTTATCCAGGTCACAAAACCAAAAATAAAAAATAACCCTGCAATTATTGCTACAGGCATTATTGTACTATGTTTCTTTTTTACCGTCATTACTTTTAGTCTTTATATTAATTTTTACTTCATTACTAAAATTATCTTTGGTTACTTGCAGATGCTATAAACATCATTTTGGGTTAGGATAGGTTAGGTCTGTTTTTGTTAACTTTAGTGTTTATAATTAGTATTCTTAGATTTAAATATTTTATATTTTCATTTTATTAAATTGCTCTGTTAAACTTTCTATTAATTTAAACTGGTTTTTACAACGATCTAAATTATGTTCTAAATAAGATGTTTTATAGTAGGTATCGTTATTTAAGTAGTCTGTTAAAAAACGAAGCCCCATTATAAAAATCATTGTTTTAGCTCCTAATGGCAGGTATTCTATTTCTAATGCAGTAAGGTCTGGTTTCATTTCTTTTAAAAAACCCTGTACGTAAGCGTCATAATAACCAATATTAAACTTTACTTTACTTAGATCTTTCTCGTCTTCTGCAGCAGTATTACAAATGGTTCTTATTGCATCACCAAAATCATAATGCACAATACCTGGCATTACAGTATCTGTATCTATTACACAAAGTCCTTTTTTATCTAAATCAAACAGTATGTTAGAAATTTTGGTATCGTTATGAGTTACTCTTAATTTTATGTCTCCAGACGCTTTTAAATTCTCAATAATATGCATCTCTTCTTTTAAATCAGAAACCAACTTTATATATTTATTTGCTTTAGACAACCTATCTTCAGATGCTTTACTTAACGCTTCATTAAACTGATTAAACCTAAAAGACATATCATGAAAATTAGGAATAACATCTATTAAATTACTAGGATTAAAATCACTAGTTAGGTTTAAAAAATCTCCCATTAATTTACCTCCTTCATAGGCAACCGTTTCACAACTCACTGTTTCATATGTAATACTGCCTTTTATATAAATCATCAAATTCCAGTAATTACCATCGTTATCTTTATGGTAATTAGCACCATTTAGTGTTTTTACAAAAGACAGTACTCTACGCTTTAATTCAATTGGAGATAAATGCTTTTTTTTATCTTTTAAATGATTACTAATTAACACTTTGTTATTTATTAAACCTGGCACATCTTTAAACACCCCACTATTAATCTGTTGTAATATGAAAAAGGAATTTTGTTTGGTTTTTATAAAGTATGTATCATTAATATGACCAGAAGCTAATTGATCAAATGAAATGATTTCATCATTATTATTAAAGTATGCATAAATAGAATTTAATTTATTCAATATCATATTACCAAAGTTTAGAAGGATAAATATTAGCGTTTATTAATTTTTGAATTTCTTGCTGAACTATTTTTTTATCTTCCTTATAAGTAACTCCAAACCATTTTGAATTTGACTTTAAAACTTTGACAGTTGTTTTTTCAGAATTTAAAATATTGTTTACAACTGTTGGTATATAAAATTCTGCCTTTAAATTATTTTTATTTTCTTCTAAAAATTTAATAAAGAGATCACTTCCAAACTCAAAACATTTTGGAGTAAAACCCCAAAAGTTCATAGAAACAATTGTTTTTCCACTTATACTAACCATATGCTCATCATCACTCTTATAAAAAATTTCATTGTCAATTTTCTCTATATGAGTTCTTTCTGTTACACTAGTTAGGCAACCGTTTTCACTTATTTTACACTCTCCTCTAGAAACATAACCGTAGTCTGACACTGTATTTTCTAAATAATACGCCATTGTATTAAAGTTATAAGACTCGCTATCTGTATTAATTAAACAATCAGCCATTTTCTCAAATGCTTTTTTACCATAAAAATCATCTGCATTTATTATTGCAAAATTTTCTTTAACAATATTTTTAAGCATCAAAAAAGCATGGCCAGTTCCCCAAGGCTTTTTACGTTCAGGGTTTATATACTTCTCAGGAACACTATCTATTTCTTGAAAAACATAAACCAACTCTACTTTATCTCTAAGCTTATTTTCTATTAGCTTTTTAAACTCATCCTCAAAGCTTTTTCTAATAATAAATACAAACTTTCCAAACCCTGCTTCTATAGCATCATAAATTGAAAAATCCATTATAGTTGCCCCATCTTGGGTAAACTTATCTAACTGTTTTAACCCTCCATAACGGCTTCCCATTCCTGCTGCTAAAATGACTAAAGTTGGCTTGGTGTTACACATATTTAATTCTTAAAATTATTATTCTAAATACTCATTCCCCTGCTAATGTATAAATGAATTTTGATAAAAAAAAGAAAAACAGGTAAAAATGTGCTCGAGCACACCAAATAAATGTTTTCGAGCACATTTTTAGATATTAGTTAAAAAGTTTTTTATCTTTGTTTTATGAGAAAACACACTATTAAAGACATTGCTAAACTTGCCGGTGTATCTAAAGGAACCGTAGATAGAGTATTACATAACCGTGGAAAAGTTTCCCAAAAAGCATTGGAAAGTGTTAACAAAGTTCTTAGTGAAATTGATTACAAGCCCAATATTATTGCTAGGAGCCTAAAAAACAATAAAATACATAAAATTTGTATTTTACTACCAGATCCAAATTTAGACTCATATTGGTTACCGTGTGTAGAAGGTATTAATGAAGCAATAACAGAGTTTAGCTCTTTTAATGTTGATATAGAAATTTTTTACTTTAACCCTACCAGCATTACTTCGTTTATAAAAACTAACGATATTTTATTAGAGACATCTCCTGATGCAGTTTTACTAGTTCCTCTTTTCTATAAAGAATCTCTTGATATTATTGACAATTATAATTCTTTAGGTATACTATCTGGTACATTTAACAATCAAATAAAATCTAGAATAATAAATAGTTTTGTTGGACAAGATCTATTTCAAAGCGGAAGAGTTGCTGCCAGCCTTATAGACTTATTTTTAAATGAAGGTTTAATTGCTATTGTACATATTGATGAAGAGTATGAAAACGCTCTACATATGCAAGAGAAAGAAAAAGGTTTTAGAAATTATTTTTCAGAATCTAAAAATCAAAACTTTGATATAAAAACATTAAAGTTAAAGTCTGACAATGTAGATGAGAGTTTTAGTGATTTTTTAAAAAACAGTCCTGATTTAAAAGGAGTTTTTGTTACTACCTCTAAATCCTATCAAATTGCCGAAATAATATCAAAAAATAAAAATACAGATGTTGCTTTTGTAGGCTATGATTTACTGGAACAAAACATTAGCTATTTACAAGATAAAACAATAAAGTTTTTAATACATCAAAATCCAAAAAAACAAGCTAACATTGGGGTTACACTGTTAGTAGAGCATTTAATTTTTGATAAAAAAATTACTGAAGAAGTTTTATTGCCTTTATATATTATTAATGGTGAAAATGTAAAAGATTACCTTAACTAAACACATTATTTGTCTAGTAAATTTAGTACACCAAAAGATGATGATGTATGAAAATTTGGATATTGGGTATTAGGATTTACCCAAGAAATCCAAGTTGACTCATAATTACAATTTTCTGTTTTACTATATTTTGCTCTAAAAATTCCAGTTTCAATTTTATAATTTTTAATTAAACCCAACTCTTCTAAAGAATTTATAGTAATAGAACCTTCTACCGTAAAATAATTGCATTTAATGTTAGACTTTACAACCAATTCATTCTTAGGCCAATTCCAATCAAATTCAAACTTCCTTTTTGCATTAGCTCTAAAGTCTAAAATTCTTGACGTAGGATCAATCTCTATACAGTAATACGGATTAAGAGAATCGTTCATTTTAAAAAACAGCTCTACCCTATCAGAATTACCTATACTTTGCACACTATCATCTTCTTTATTTATTAAAACTTGAGAATCATAAACTTTAAAGTAGAAGAATAACTTTTTTGAATCCCAAAGAGACCTAAATTCTATTCTAGAATTTGGCCTTCTGTCCCAAGCAGAAACAAAATCTGAAAGAACCTCTGCTTTACCCCATAACATATGGTCTCCCTTACCATTAATAACCAGGCTATCTTCTTTAATAAACTTAACATTATAACTCTTCATACAGTATGGTTTATTGTCACTATTTTATACTAAAAACGCAACATTATTGCTAATCTATTTAAATTTTAAAAGAAAGAAAAAGAAAAAGGATTAATTTTGTGTTCGAGCACATTTTTTTAAGTAATAATTACTAATAAGTGGATAAAAATGTATTATCAATAATATAAAAGGTATTTTTTATTTTTAAAATAATAATTGTTGCTTCAATTATTAAAAATTTAATTACACAACATACAAATACACCTAAACATTAAGTTAAATAGTAGAAAAATACTAAATAGGTAAAAATTAGGCATAAAAAAAGCCAGTAAAAAATTACTGGCTTAATTATTTTGAGTCTTTCTACTCAATTGTCGGGGTGGCAGGATTCGAACCTGCGACCTCCGCGTCCCAAACGCGGCGCGATAACCGGGCTACGCTACACCCCGATAGGTTATCAATAATTTCAATTTAGAGAAATTTTCTGTCCTCGCAATTTGCTTTGACAGCTATTGCGGAGAGACAGGGATTCGAACCCTGGGTAAGTGTTTCCACCTACGACGATTTAGCAAACCGTTCCTTTCGGCCACTCAGGCACCTCTCCAATACTCTTTAATGAACTTGCGCAGTTTTCAATTGCGAGTGCAAATATATAACGATTAAGGGTAGCTACCAAGCTATTTTAAACTTTTTTTGACTTTTTTTTAATTCTTTTTTCTAACCGCTTCATTATAAGAACATTTGTAGTAAAACTTTTTTTCACTTTATTTTAAATTTGATGCTATTACTTAAAAATGTCTCTTATTTGAGCATCTTATATATATAACTATAGTATCTATATATTAATTTTTATTCTTTAAAAAAGTTCAAGATTTGCTTCAAAATAATAAAAATAAAAAAAGTGAAAATAAATATAAATTTTACTTGCATATTAAACATAGGTTATTGTATATTTGCACCCCGAATAACAAACCATTTGTTATTTAAATGGTCGCGTAGCTCAGCTGGATAGAGCATCTGCCTTCTAAGCAGACGGTCAAAGGTTCGAATCCTTTCGCGATCACAAAAAGCCTTCAGTTTTACTGAAGGCTTTTTTGTTTTATATTAAAAAATTCTTCTATACATTTTAAGGTTACATCGCACTGTTTTTTCAAAAGAAAAAGACATAAATAGTTAATAATCATTTTTTTAGTAAAAATTATTAATATTTGTTTAAATTTAAAACATAAAAGTACTTAGTTAGTCATTTAAAATACTTTCTTTTAGCTTTTTATTTTCTTACTTTAATTATGTTTTATTAGGCTTGATTAACTAAAGAAAATATATATCTATTAGTTAATTATAAAACACATAAAATGCTACGTTTTAATTTTAGTAAGCTTGCTGTTATTTTTGCTTTAATAATATGCTACGGATGTAATAACAGCAAAGAGGATGCTAAAAAATTAACTATTGGATTTTCACAAACTGGAGTAAATGATCAGTGGAGAAAATCTATGAATGAATCTATGCAAATACAGAGTGATTTTAATTCTGATATAGATTTAAAAATACTTGACGGAAAAGATAATGTAGAAAAACAGATTGAAGATATTAAGCAGTTTATTAAAGAAAAAGTAGACGTTTTAATTATATCTCCTATAAAATCTAAACCAATTACACCATTTGTTAATAAAGCAATAGAACAAGGCATACCTGTATTAATTGTAGATAGAAAAATTGATGGTCAAAATTACACCTCATATATTGGTGGAGATAACATACAAATTGGTAAAAACGCAGCTAACTACATAGCATCTTTAAATAAGAATGATGATAAAAAAATATTAGAAATAACAGGACTAAAAGGATCTTCACCTGCTAAAGAACGTCATTTAGGTTTTAAATATGTTATAAGTGCAATAACCAATTTAAGTATTACACATACTATAGAAGGTAACTGGGAGGCCAACTCTATAAAAGAACCATTAAATACTTATTTAGATAAGAACAAAGACATTGATTATATTTTTTGTCACAACGACCGTATGGCTCTAGGTGCTTGGGAAATACTGGTTGATAAAAAACTAGATAAAAAAATAGATGTAATAGGTGTTGATGGATTAACTGGTGCAAACGGAGGTATACAGCTTGTAAAAGATAAAATATTAAAGGCTACTATATATTATCCTACTGGTGGTGATGAAGCTATAAAAACTGCAATTAAAATTATTAACGGAGAAAAAGTAGCTAAAAAAAACATATTAGAAACTATCGTTATAGATAGTAGAAATGCTGATATTATGAGTAATCAGTTTGATAAAATCATTCAGCATCAAAAAGACATTTTAAAACAACAAGAAAAAATTAAATTACAAGAAGAAACCTATACAAACCAAAGTAACGTTTTAAAAATAGTATTTGGCTTGTTTATTTTAAGCATTGTTCTTGGTATATTTAGTATCTATAGTGGTTATAATATTAAAAAGAAAAAGCAAGAGTTAGAAGCAAGTAATATTGAAATAAAAAAACAACGAAATAAAATTAAAAAAATAGCAACAGAAGCTGAGTTAAGTAATGAGGCTAAAGTTAACTTTTTTACAGGCTTATCTCATGAATTTAAAACCCCTATTACACTTATACTTTCTTCTATAGAATCTTTATCGGACAATAAAACCATACGAGATAATAATTTAACAAAAGATATAAGGTTAATTTTTAACAACTCTAAACGTTTGTTACGATTAATTAACCAACTATTAGATTTTAGAAAAGCAGAAGAACATCAGTTTAAATTAAAAGCTTCTAAAGTTAATTTATTAGAGTTTTCTGAAACAATTTATGAGGACTTTAAATATGAAGCTCAAAAAAAAGATATCAAGTTTACACTAGAAACAAACAATAAAGATTTAGAAATTTATATTGACAAAAATTTA containing:
- the nagB gene encoding glucosamine-6-phosphate deaminase — its product is MLKSNIDKATGFEKRFENINTVVFKNSTNASKSVANEIANLIREKQKENKRCVLGLATGSTPKGLYAELVRLHKEEGLSFNNVVTFNLDEYYPMEPDSIHSYVRFMKELLLDQVDILPENYNIPDGTLTKTNISKYCSDYESKIEAAGGLDLQILGIGGNGHIGFNESGSLQNSKTRLVALDHITRVAASKDFGGLSNTPRTAITLGVKKIMEAKRVILMAWGEGKSNIIAQSVEGEVTNKVPASFLQEHNNAVFVLDKEAASKLTRVDTPWLVEKVEWTDKLIKKSVLSLALHLNKPILMLTDADYIENGMSDLLADSGPAYDINIKIFNKLQNTITGWPGGKPNADDSNRPERATPEKKRVLIFSPHPDDDIISMGGTFKRLVEQGHEVHVAYQTSGNIAVADDEALRFASFVCDYNEKFSVEDKKAEEIFAKAAKFLANKKASEVDIEEVRYIKGLIRKGEARATSYFVGLNDDQIHFMNLPFYETGTIEKNPLGEVDIKFTIDLIDQIKPHQIYAAGDLADPHGTHKVCLDAIFEAVKRLKSEPYMNNCWVWLYRGAWQEWGIDEIEMAVPMGPDQVLEKRRGIFKHQSQKDGVVFQGADSREFWQRAEDRNKETASIYDQLGLSYYAAMEAFVKWEF
- a CDS encoding sugar MFS transporter — translated: MTVKKKHSTIMPVAIIAGLFFIFGFVTWINGALIPFMKTINELTDAQSYLVATASYISFVIMALPSSYILGKIGYKKGMSLGLFIMAVGALIFIPAAEARTYWFFLLGIFIQGMGMTLLQTAANPYITILGPIESGAKRIAIMGIANKVAGALGSLIFGAILLSGIDGVKEKLESVSLEEKERTLDMMADSVFAPYLIMATVLAFLGVLIKEAQLPNVEVSKPEVSSQGEKEKTSIFQFPHLWLGVLALFAYVGAEVIAGDTIIAYGISLGFTGEEAKFFTTYTLLAMVATYTLGIFLIPKYIKQRTALIISAFLGLIFSIAILNTTGFTSVLFVAALGIANALVWPAIWPLTLNGLGKFTNKGSAMLIMAISGGAIIPPLYGKIVDADKYKLITAGMQEAEATTIAATSSYWILIPCYILILFFAIWGHKIKSWRKGK
- a CDS encoding phosphotransferase enzyme family protein; this encodes MILNKLNSIYAYFNNNDEIISFDQLASGHINDTYFIKTKQNSFFILQQINSGVFKDVPGLINNKVLISNHLKDKKKHLSPIELKRRVLSFVKTLNGANYHKDNDGNYWNLMIYIKGSITYETVSCETVAYEGGKLMGDFLNLTSDFNPSNLIDVIPNFHDMSFRFNQFNEALSKASEDRLSKANKYIKLVSDLKEEMHIIENLKASGDIKLRVTHNDTKISNILFDLDKKGLCVIDTDTVMPGIVHYDFGDAIRTICNTAAEDEKDLSKVKFNIGYYDAYVQGFLKEMKPDLTALEIEYLPLGAKTMIFIMGLRFLTDYLNNDTYYKTSYLEHNLDRCKNQFKLIESLTEQFNKMKI
- a CDS encoding nucleotidyltransferase family protein, coding for MCNTKPTLVILAAGMGSRYGGLKQLDKFTQDGATIMDFSIYDAIEAGFGKFVFIIRKSFEDEFKKLIENKLRDKVELVYVFQEIDSVPEKYINPERKKPWGTGHAFLMLKNIVKENFAIINADDFYGKKAFEKMADCLINTDSESYNFNTMAYYLENTVSDYGYVSRGECKISENGCLTSVTERTHIEKIDNEIFYKSDDEHMVSISGKTIVSMNFWGFTPKCFEFGSDLFIKFLEENKNNLKAEFYIPTVVNNILNSEKTTVKVLKSNSKWFGVTYKEDKKIVQQEIQKLINANIYPSKLW
- a CDS encoding LacI family DNA-binding transcriptional regulator; the protein is MRKHTIKDIAKLAGVSKGTVDRVLHNRGKVSQKALESVNKVLSEIDYKPNIIARSLKNNKIHKICILLPDPNLDSYWLPCVEGINEAITEFSSFNVDIEIFYFNPTSITSFIKTNDILLETSPDAVLLVPLFYKESLDIIDNYNSLGILSGTFNNQIKSRIINSFVGQDLFQSGRVAASLIDLFLNEGLIAIVHIDEEYENALHMQEKEKGFRNYFSESKNQNFDIKTLKLKSDNVDESFSDFLKNSPDLKGVFVTTSKSYQIAEIISKNKNTDVAFVGYDLLEQNISYLQDKTIKFLIHQNPKKQANIGVTLLVEHLIFDKKITEEVLLPLYIINGENVKDYLN
- a CDS encoding sugar-binding protein — translated: MKSYNVKFIKEDSLVINGKGDHMLWGKAEVLSDFVSAWDRRPNSRIEFRSLWDSKKLFFYFKVYDSQVLINKEDDSVQSIGNSDRVELFFKMNDSLNPYYCIEIDPTSRILDFRANAKRKFEFDWNWPKNELVVKSNIKCNYFTVEGSITINSLEELGLIKNYKIETGIFRAKYSKTENCNYESTWISWVNPNTQYPNFHTSSSFGVLNLLDK
- a CDS encoding hybrid sensor histidine kinase/response regulator transcription factor, whose protein sequence is MLRFNFSKLAVIFALIICYGCNNSKEDAKKLTIGFSQTGVNDQWRKSMNESMQIQSDFNSDIDLKILDGKDNVEKQIEDIKQFIKEKVDVLIISPIKSKPITPFVNKAIEQGIPVLIVDRKIDGQNYTSYIGGDNIQIGKNAANYIASLNKNDDKKILEITGLKGSSPAKERHLGFKYVISAITNLSITHTIEGNWEANSIKEPLNTYLDKNKDIDYIFCHNDRMALGAWEILVDKKLDKKIDVIGVDGLTGANGGIQLVKDKILKATIYYPTGGDEAIKTAIKIINGEKVAKKNILETIVIDSRNADIMSNQFDKIIQHQKDILKQQEKIKLQEETYTNQSNVLKIVFGLFILSIVLGIFSIYSGYNIKKKKQELEASNIEIKKQRNKIKKIATEAELSNEAKVNFFTGLSHEFKTPITLILSSIESLSDNKTIRDNNLTKDIRLIFNNSKRLLRLINQLLDFRKAEEHQFKLKASKVNLLEFSETIYEDFKYEAQKKDIKFTLETNNKDLEIYIDKNLIDKVYFNLLSNAFKFTPENGEITIKIEDHKNKDFINIYFKDTGIGIPRDDLDKVFKAFFRGTNNNKSSSGIGLLLSKEFIELHKGSIAVSSKLGTEFTIKLHKGSSHLSEDEIICETDVLETSVINFFNEDEDNVFNESSIADSQDNYVILIIEDNLDLIKFLKSKLSLNYEVHLSNGIDAIEKALDIIPDIIICDVNLPDKDGFTICEVLKNDLRTSHIPTIILTALESKDSYIKGLESGADLYLTKPFSFSVLSQSIKTTIYNREKLRYYFINNIHKINSQENFGSTEQDFIIQINNLIEDNIDNSNFSVETMAENLNISRVQLYRKLKAILGVNVSDYILNTRLDKAKKLLKESSLSISEIAYATGFSSPNYFSTSFKSKFDTSPKQYRDT